Within Wyeomyia smithii strain HCP4-BCI-WySm-NY-G18 chromosome 2, ASM2978416v1, whole genome shotgun sequence, the genomic segment CGCTCAAGCTGTAGCTTTTGCGCAGCGTCTGCACCAGACCGCCTCCACCCTGAGCAgcagtgagttttttttttattcaaatttttacagttCGGGGTGGAGAATACAGGgaagcagaaaaaaagaaaaattataaaaaagatAATAAGAAATAGTGAATGTTATCGCGCGGGGGAAATTTTGCTTGATATATTCATTTGCAATCACGGCAATGTGAAAATTCACATTATCAAAATTACAACAAATGATTGTGAGTATTGATGATTTTTCTTTGTTAGACATAATCGGTgcacacaaaatttaaaatatagtgTCCTTATTAAAGCCATTCATTAATTATCTTTTAACTAAAGGTTTATAAACACTTAAACTGAACACTTTTAATGTCTCAAGGCTTGAACAAAGGTATTTGCTGTTAGGTATTCCATCTTACGTTTTGTAAAAATAACTTGAGAATATTTGTAAACGCTTGTGAAAAATAAAGAAGTAATACATACCGTGTAGGTTTGAAGAAATGATAGTTTTTGCTAACTGAAGCAGATGAGATAAAAGCAGTAAAACTAATTTCACCGTGAGTGTTTGGAGCAGAAAAAATTGGTGcctttttgcattaaaagctaAGCTAGACTTAAAATGATAACTAAAGTTGAGCTCATTGACTAACGGATTGATTATTAAATTAAGGATTATTTGTCATCGCTTAGGGTCTCAAACGTGAAGATGATaaggatttctttttttttttttttgaaaaatgttgaaaaacttGGACACGCTATATGAAATTTGCAGACTGACATTCAATGTTAGAGAGCGTATCCTGAAGaaagtaattaaaaaaattctaaacaAACAAAACGTAGTCAAAGAAGTTAGAAACATTGTGTGGAAAAAGTTAAACAAAAACGTGATCtccttaaaaacattttttatttgtatgttACGGTTACTTAAAAGAATGTGAagcatgatttttttaattctattagTCCTATTAGTGTGTGCATTCTGTGATTATGTTGCTTGAGCACTCCGTGCAGTGCACGCTCGATTTTTCTGTTCCCTAGAACTAATCTTATGGCCCTTACAATAACGATTTTGAACATGGTTACACTAGGTCTTGTTTTCGCGATATAACGGAAATCGCCGAGAGGTATTGCTAGGTTATGATTACACCTACAGGATAACGACTAAAGCTAGCTAAATTAGATGAGGAAAATCCTAAGGCATTGTTTAAAACGTTCGTTTCGAGATCGGACACGTGTGCTTTCGATGGTTCACTCATTGCTCGATTGCTCGAGTGTGCTGGAAGTCGTAAGAAAAATGATTTACTGTACAGTTATAAATTGTTATCCCTGACTGAATGCATGCAATGTTAGCAATCAACGAAACGAGGTACTAACAcacacttcaaaaataaaacttaataATCTATTCGAACCTACAATCAAACTAACCTCCTCTGCAGTAGCGTAATTTTTCTCAGTGTTACTAGTCTGCGTTCCAGGTTAGTTATCAGTGGGTCTAAACCCATCTAAATTTGGTTAGTTTAGTCCATATGACAGGTAAGTAACAATCTAATCAGTTCTTATAAAGGACAATGTTCATAACTACATTTGAGCACATCGTTATTTATCACTAACGGTTAACTAAACTAAAACACATCAGAAAGACCTAATCAACATCTACTTCCATAGATTCAGAGTCCTTATGAATTCTCTTGCGACCACGTGTATTTTTTGCGACAGTGGTAGTGCTATTAGTAGAAGCAGCCGCGGTCTTCCTGCCACGAGTACCGGTGGTGGCAGTAGGTTTTCTTTTCTGCACTACTCTCAACCTAGCTGAACCACCTTCAGTGTCAGCGGAACTCGCTCGTTCAAAGTCCGCATCCCCGTCAGTCTCATCATGCGTTCCACCGTCCACTGTGTCACCGAACGAAAACTGATTCTGCTCAATTGCAGCTTGAGCTTGCGCAAGCagatgttcctcttcttcaGAGTCAATTTCGTATATTATACTGTGGTTCCTAGTGCTAGCTGGTGCTCGTGTTGCTCTGTTTAGAGCTGAGTCGGCCGAGCGAGACCGCCTGACCCGGGAGGGGCCGGACGATGATTCCGAACCGTCCACCTGAGACGATCGGTCATCGTCTCCGAGCGAGTAAGTGCGCCGTGAACTGGCGTGTGTTGCGGTAACGAGTGCATCATCAGAATGGCTTTGTCGCATTAGGGATGGCACTTGCGATGGGTTGTTAAAAGCCTGAATATTTTAGGATTTGGATACGGTTACGGATTGGGATGCAAAaatgaaacgaaacaaaaaaattgaaaactccaATGTGGTTTGCTTCATAACGAATTTAATCGCAAATAATGCTGTTGCTATCCGATTGTTCACTGATTGGATCGAGAGAAAACAAAATAGGAGAAACAAAACTCGTACTactcaaaacaaacaaacgtGCAACAACGGAATTGTTAGCGTAAAAACAATAGATTAGATGCGATGTGGTGATGTGTTATGGCAGAGAGAAAGCAGTAAATGTTGGTGAGAGTGTAACAAACAGTTCTTACCTTGATTGCGGTTTGCATGATGACGTTCGTGGCATAGTTAACACCTTTGGAACCTAGCTGCAGTACGGCGGTGTAGCCTTTTTCTTTAGCTTGGTTTATATAGTCATCGATTTCCTAAAAAGGCCGAAATTTATATTAGCAAAAACTGAACGAAATCCCGCTCACTTGGCACACTTACCTGCTCGCGACGCGTCAGCATCGGATGTACGAACTTTCGGTAGAGTGTTGAGCTGCCACGCGTCGCCGGCGACAGCAGCCATAGGACGAGGATGACTTTGATTTCATAGTAGAACGGAAACCACGACAGCAGGATGTCGGTGAACGTTTCGATGCAGGTGAAAAACGCAAACACAATCCAGTACATCATCCATTTGACCTAGATTCCGTAGAGCCACCAGGAACGCGCGTGTGTGAGAATTTGTTTGCCGAGTTGGGTCAAAGGAAAATGCCAAGCgccgagaagaaaaaaataaattagtgAAACTAGGTAATGGAGCCTTGCCAAGATGGGCCGGATCACGCAtctaaacattttttaatatcAAATATCAGATTACACAATCGTATGTGAGAAAGACATTAGAAAAATTTTGTCGAGGAATTACACCAGAAATGAAACAAATACCTAAGCGTCATTCATTTTCTGTAATAATGTGCTATTTTCGGCTCGGGCGTAATCTGAATAATTTTATCTAATGATATAATAACAACGTCATTTTTACTACAAAGACTAGTCGAAAAAATTTGAGATTTTTCTTCGTCTGTTACAAAAATCACTTTTATGGAACTCGCTTTCATCGGGGGATCAcacagaaaaaatttttttttgctaatacTTTCGAGACAAGATAAGCAGTAGTGAAGATAATTTCGATCAAGGGCAAACTCGTTAGAGAGTGATTAGATAATGTGGAAAAAAATCTTCGAATTTCTCTGTTATCACAGCAACTGATTATCGGATGCAGTCATGCTTGCAACTTATGCACACAAAAACATCGCTCACTGCGTAGTTTTGTTTTCCCAATAAAGAATATTTTTCGGTTGTTCAACACAATCAAATGAGAgccgaaaaaaggaaaaaacacGCGGTTCTTTTTTAGGAACCCGGGTTTGGAAATACCGGATATACCTGCCTCATCCGCGTCTGATGAGCCTGATCAACCGGAGAAACTGTGATTCCCATACGCAATAATTTGCCACATGACAAGATGGAGAGAACATTTCTAGACACTGCTGAACGGAGAGGATGGTGATGACCGAAGCAGGAACAGTATGAGAATTGATAGCGATGGACGAACTGTGGAGCCACCAGCTCAGGCGGAGGTTAAAAAGGCGATTAACGAGCTAAAAACCGATAAAGGATGGTATCTCAGCCTAACTTCTGAAACTAAGAGCAGCTACACAGCGTTTCACCGGATCGTTTTAGGAATCTTGGATAGTAAGCAAATGCCAAACAACTGGCTATCAGATCTCTCCAAAAAGTATCAAGGCACTCCCGCTGCGgcggtaggaagtcagcaatgtcttcgtcgaattaattcacaaaaaattctatataatctgtctacaaaacagactttatgtgtgaaatacaaagctttttaaactccgccattgttggtgcacgttttacctgtcttggcatcgatatgaaaaaatctattcctttgtacaacagagagttatGTGAccttccaaaaagaaaattcGGTGTTCTtgcatcatccgcgtttctagtgttgtacctatgaaaatcacttccactatcaattcgattacacaaatatcgaggcaacatattattttatattatttttattttatatagaaacactaTTGTcagaaaatatactctttgcttcaccgaatgccattgcaatgcgtccagcatataactcgaggaagtgtatctattacatcttaatattaatcgaATAACCttattttgtaagcgctgcagtctcaatatttgtgtaaTTATCAATATTGtgtaattttactactaacagtcaattcatttttcaaacggcacagaataccgtattttttgccatttttttgatgacattgtcaatgtgagacttaaaagtgaatttgtcatcaataatcactccaagatactttatttcgtttacgcgatcaatagtctcaccatcaattgcaatatttgcgtctggtctggagttggcagaagaaatgATTAAGTACTttgttttactaatatttaatttaagctgtttaagTTTCAActaattcgccagataatgtaaattttgatttaaaagTGCCACATTAGGATGCTtagccgcaatgaacagaacagtatcatcaacaaataaattgatatcgcaaaaccgtaaactcgcttcatgtcattaatataaatagtgaacaaaatgggccctaaaacacttctTTGCGGTACATCAAGtttattagcaatggaatccgattcagaatcattaaaacgagtcttctgagttctagcacacaaatagctttcaaaccatttgtatgctgtccctacgataccaaagcgctccaatgtttgtaacaataaggacctagaaattgtttcaaaagcgcgttttggatccaaaaacaccgcaaaaatagtttcttcagCCTCGATTTTtcctttccattttgctaacaccagattcaaagcagactcacaagagtgaccctctcgataacctgattgctctgggattagcaaatcataactatttaaataatccatcagctggcctttcaCAACTAGTTCTAAAATTTTCTCTCGTGTGCAACATATTAATGAGGCGGAACTTTTCGGCTTGATCCGTCCCAGTAATCTTGGagataggaaccacaagtgattccttccaaacctgaggcacgtgccctgtttgcagtGATTCATTGATAAGGTTCAGCAGATCGTGTCCAATGAcatgtattacttttgcgttgacattgtcgataccagccgatctctccaaagaaaaacaaatatctttcaactgtgcaaaagtaataggatggcAACCAGAAAAATTACAGTTATTATGGACCGGCTGTATTATTTCGAGAGGTTCATTGACCAAATCAATACTCTGactgatcgattgaacactatcaACGAAATAACTGTTGAATTGACTTGCAATTACTCGCGCCGAATGTTCTTCTAAGCCATTCAAAGTTATGGATTGCGGGCAACTATCTCTAATTTTCAttagtgtttttaaaattttccataactctttgctattattttgatgttgatcaatcTTCCGTTGTATATGTTCACATcgtgcctttttcaaggtgcgTTAGTATATATTCCGCGCAGCGGTGTACCTATTCCAATCATTGCTATCATTACTACTGCAAaattttttgtacttttgaagcagaatacttctctcaggaagttcggctacatagggatgtgaaatgaaaatctaaaaccgaaaaaagtgaaaaatatgtccaatttcaaatgctaataaatcggttagtattcgatggatttccttcgttcttgcagcaatagattggaaaatcttctaagattcttcccaaaataagataactgtaattttatcattcacactattgtactattgcaaatagtcaagccttgtcaaaacgaaaaattcgacctctgattggtcgttatatgcttgcttcccaagcacggtcgacaggatcatataccttgcaattgaaagcatgctatttggcctatataagagcctgtttcagccggagccgttcataatagttctagacagcgacaacaacaGTCGTCccttcttagcagcagcactagccctgtggttggtcaccacgtctcaggagcagcgcggtttttctcagcgtgtgtcgccagacagccattattcccccgtgttggggcggcatgaagattgccatcaggaaatccaattttggaaatcaaaatgcctttttgaaggcaaataaacaagtcattgaaagttaataatttttgtcaacgcaagcaagtattctgtgttgcatcctagcaatttaaatttgtcgcacccgtctaatttactgaatgtgaaatagcttccacagtgcatgttgtccgtgaaTCTTAAtttccccaatgttagggcagctcaaaggttgtaattagcaaccgattttgaacagcaaaatgcttttttgaagtagaatacttctctcaggaagttcggctacatagggatgtgaaatgaaaatctaaaaccgaaaaaagtgaaaaatatgtccaatttcaaatgctaataaatcggttagtattcgatggatttccttcgttcttgcagcaatagattggaaaatcttctaagattcttcccaaaataagataattgtaattttactatTCACACttttgtattattgaaaatagtcaagccttgtcaaaacgaaaaattcgacctctgattggtcgttatatgcttgcttcccaagcacggtcgacaggatcatataccttgcaattgaaaacatgctatttggcctatataagagcctgtttcagccggagccgttcataatagttctagacagcgacaacagcagtcgtccttccttagcagcagcactagccctgtggttggtcaccacgtctcaggagcagcgcggtttttctcagcgtgtgtcgccagacagccattattccccccgtgttgaggcagcatgaagattgccatcaggaaatccaattttgaatatcaaaatgcctttttcaaggcaaataaacatatcattgaaagttaataatttttatcaacgcaagcaagcattctgtgttgcatcctagcaatttaaacctGTCGCAttcgtcgaatttactgaatgtaaaatagcttccacagtgcatgttgtccgtgtatcttaattcccccaatgttagggcagctcaaaggttgtaattagcaaccgattttgaaccgcaaaatgcttttttcaaggcaaataaaaaaataattgaaggttaataattttctggcatcaacacaagcagacattctgtgcgggatgcaatcaaattctgttgtagttgtctaatttttacttgagttaaccccccactgttggggcagcgcaaaggctgtgatcagcataaccgattttgaataacaaactgccctgttagaacgcattcacaaaagcagttagttcgactatgcagagctaatatgaagtcgattcaatcaatcagcatgaacagaatttcgtcatctcccagctgccaagttgcaacatgatgcaacacgcaacagcgagcaaacgtaatcgcttgatgttacaagccgcaatacggttagggataaatcgttgcgtgtgtgagagcacggtgtttattcgctggatacaaaaatcaaatgcgaattgtggaacaattcgtctgaagaacattacaaaatggtaaaactgaacagaaaggcgtggcctatttcgtagcacccttcgactataaaagagtgtttctgagcagactagctacattcatcagtcggatggtgagctggatTGACCGTCcgcaacgttgacagcagatatcagcactcagcagtaacagaggatagcagcgggttgcgcctgtggctgccttcaaattaaacaaatcacttaccctgtggttggtcaccacgtctcaggcctctgccaggctgactttcgtacgatagcggcggtattagcggttgatgcatttaccaacacttactccagtaaagccgtgtctaattttcaatgtgaaaacacctttctattgtgttggtcGTGCGCATTagacctctgccaggctaaacgcgaaaagcggcgcgaaccgattcgcccggccgtaggttaatgtacagtcgtaagtagagctgtgtaaaagtattctacttcaacattgcggtcgtggctttgcacacaaccctcctgtgatttttatctCTTCTACGTTTTAAACGCAGAAGTtctaaagagtaccagctgttcaAATTATGCAATTCAGCACACTTTTCGGAAACTAGGCTATTGGTACACTCTGTTAGCGTGTTAgttagaacagctgctttattgtcgAAATTCCCTGTTATTGTCGGAAAATTCAGGCTTCTCGAAACTAGCTGAGACATTGCTTGCTTCGAGTATCTATTCCAAcacttaatttttactttattatcACGGCTTTGATCATTCTCAAGTACAAcacaaattgtctcatgatctGTGATTTTATAATCGGCTTCAGTGAAAgaatgaacattatcaaaattcgaaaacaCGTGATCAATTAATGTACGAGAGTGTCTGGAAATTTTTGTAACTTGCAAAATCCCATCGGTTttctaaagtttctaaaaaacgcTGGTTACT encodes:
- the LOC129721060 gene encoding receptor expression-enhancing protein 2 isoform X2, which gives rise to MISAIVSRIVILLFGTLYPAYASYKAVRTKNVKEYVKWMMYWIVFAFFTCIETFTDILLSWFPFYYEIKVILVLWLLSPATRGSSTLYRKFVHPMLTRREQEIDDYINQAKEKGYTAVLQLGSKGVNYATNVIMQTAIKAFNNPSQVPSLMRQSHSDDALVTATHASSRRTYSLGDDDRSSQVDGSESSSGPSRVRRSRSADSALNRATRAPASTRNHSIIYEIDSEEEEHLLAQAQAAIEQNQFSFGDTVDGGTHDETDGDADFERASSADTEGGSARLRVVQKRKPTATTGTRGRKTAAASTNSTTTVAKNTRGRKRIHKDSESMEVDVD